One Microcaecilia unicolor chromosome 4, aMicUni1.1, whole genome shotgun sequence genomic region harbors:
- the LOC115467968 gene encoding uncharacterized protein C11orf96 homolog encodes MMATKQLEILGTCCSHQELPTHGVYITEEFPRPIQAKAPRGKLRRPSESWLQSHSVTFDEIQEVEEEGVSPTEEEKAKKAFLQSLEDLRRSTQNLHLQREKFISCETSRSLDSSSDSDSAES; translated from the coding sequence ATGATGGCAACCAAGCAGCTTGAGATACTGGGGACCTGCTGCAGCCACCAGGAGCTGCCGACTCACGGTGTCTACATCACTGAGGAGTTCCCTCGGCCCATCCAAGCCAAGGCGCCCAGAGGCAAGCTGAGGAGACCCAGTGAGTCCTGGCTTCAGTCCCATTCAGTCACCTTCGACGAGATccaggaggtggaggaggaaggggtttcCCCCACAGAGGAGGAGAAAGCCAAGAAAGCCTTCCTGCAGTCTCTGGAGGATCTGAGGAGaagcacccaaaacctgcacctgcAGAGAGAGAAGTTCATCAGCTGTGAAACGAGTCGCAGTCTGGACTCCAGTAGTGACTCCGATTCTGCTGAGTCCTAG